attcggccccattgcCAATGCAAAATgtgctctatttttcccaatctggagcaaaaaattcccaatccaatgaaaaatttcccaattGAATTTCAGTTATTTCCCAATTGAAATCAGTTacattctgtttttcaataataattcttgcacacttagttttgtttgccaagtaaatcaaacaaaatgttggaaaaaccaacttgTTTCTATTTTTCGAACATGACTgtctgcaacctcggcaaaaaataattacaagattttgctgaagaaatgtatgatttgtatgcaaaaacctctcaaaatgcataaaaacacaaatattaattgaataaagtacccaaaacatgttgacaggtagttcttataccattaaaatcaattgtcagaTATTTTCGCAACCCAGTTTTTACACTCGAAAATACAGGCACTTTGCCAGTCtacttttttgataatttcagttataactttggtgaaaacaaactgtaaacaaaaattttagcatgacaaataaagagttactgtatttttaggcaatattggaacacagtcctgagaaaaaaaattctcaaaatttcacaaggggatactgtctaccagtaaaatttgaaactgaagatttaaactaatatatattaattaaaaactcacttaatttgtcagtatattttcccaaatttgacaatttaccacgttaaaaattcccaatatgaccaggggcctttttcctaaaaccccctgaaaaagccctgatTCTTATTCCTATGACACTGcaattatattaataataatatacaacACAGAGTAAACTTTAGACAAGAAAACAATTTCACcataacatgttcatgtaattcttttgtaacaaaaatttaaaagctaATATTTACATCAACCAAATAATCTGAAGTTTCctcaaatgagccacgccatgaaaaaaccaacatagtgcgtttgcgaccagcatggatccaaaccagcctgcgcatccacgcagtctggtcaggatccatgctgttcgctttcaaagcctattgcaattaaagaaaccgttagcgaacagcatggatcctgatcagactgagcagtcaggatccatcctggtcgtaaacgcactatgttggttttctcatggcgcagctcaactATCTAAAAGTCTATCACAAGACAGTTTTTACAAGACCTGATCTACATAGTACATATTTAGCTGAATTCCATCGCTATGAATTCTATATACTGTAATATAATGCAACAATACCGTACAATTTTTAGATTATCTtataattttgaccaaacttcaacTGCATACAACACAATTTTTCTAATGCAGTCTGTTCATTCATTCCTGATATTAGAAGTAGTTCACATAAGATTGTCTACTCAAAGCAGTTTGAAGATGTGTACTGGCTCATTCAATGCTTCGGTGTCAAAGCAATTGgcaatttttaacaaaacaaagcTGCCTTCCAACAGTTGCTgtttaattaaatgataaaaataagatTGCACTGGAAACTTTAAATAACTGTTTGCATATATTTCTGGTTAAAAGGGAGTTTATATTGTCTGATTAATATGCAAGTCATCATTATAAACAGGACCATCTAGTAtgggatttttttgtttaataagaCAACCTACATCATTTTTGTGTTCAATccatttctagtttattttttcCTTAACTGTACCGGTATATCAATACACGCTTTTCTCATACATGGCATCTGTTTTCCAGACAAGAGGCATCAAATGTGGTTTGTCCCTGAAGTGAAATGCCCTTAACTGTAAGTTAGGGACTTTTGCTAGGGTCTTTGACTGTAATTAAGGGCCTATAGCTAGGGTCCTTGCCTGTAAGTTAGGGGCTATTGCTAGGCTTCTTGCCTGTAAGTTAAGGGTCCTtgcctttgaccttgacccttgaggcAGAGACCTGATTTAGCTTGCTACACATCAAACTTGACATATGTGTAAAGATTCATTGTTGAAAAGTTAAAAAGTTATAGCTGTACCATTAAGTGTTTCAGACAGACTGAAGTACAGTACAATCCCCTTCATATACGTTGATACATATGTGGGTCAAAAAGTTCATAAACTGTTGATTCCAGATGTTTCACCACAAAGATTGTAAATTGCCAAAAACAGAAGTGCAAAAGCTAATTACGTTTATCCTTTCTGGACTATAATGGAGTGTCTAAGTGATTCGTAAAACTGgctgatatttttgcaaatttcCTGAATTTGcgaaatttgtaaacatttccAAATCACAAACTTTTCCACTTATAAAATTCAACTAAATGGTCCCTTTTATCATGACAACCCTCATATAAAAAATATGAAGTATAGTGTAATTTAATGCAGTACAAACAAATGGGAATGTATATTTGAGAGGTTCAAGAGTTTCCAACTGCTGTATCTGGCGGAACGATTCCATGCTGTTGTAAAGTAGTCCGTAATAACATATTCTCATTTTTGAGCTCTTCAATTTGTTGCCGCAACAATTCGTTGTCAACATTTAGTCTTTCAGTTTCTTTCACAGTTTCACTCAATCTACCATTAGCTTGTCTCAGATCAGTTATATAGTCACAAGCTTTAGACAGGATTCCACCTTTACTctgaaatatacaatatacaatgtTTAACTCACCTTTACTTGGAAATGAACAATTATATACTATTTTTAACTGAACCAATCAGGTTTCCCTCTTTGAAGAAAAGCAATAACATCAATTGCCAGCATATGAGAAATGCTTTTTAGCATGAAAATGTCTATTTAAGTAACATTAAATTAAGCAAACATCTagtaatatatttaaatgattaatCATTTCAGAGAAAATGCATtatgaaatcaaaataaaaataaactgaaaaggAAGTTAAAGAGTAGGTGTGTAAAAATCAACTCTATAATATTAAGGTAGATCTGCATATTTACCAAATATTGTTCTACAATGCAAAACTTTacttaattatattttcttaaagaataatTGTATCCACAGGAAGTTtagccaattaaaaaaaatattgatgtgtACTTAATTTTTTGTTAGACCAATTTGACTAAATTGGTCTTCTAGTAAGTTTTCACAAAAGGCTTCTACAGAAAAATCTCACATTGATGATGTTTTTGCATTCAGGAAAaagttctacaatgtagattttaatgaaactttttgaaGGTATTCATCTATTTTCTAAAAACAGATGGGGTGAAAACCTTAAATGACATCCCCTCAGGTTCCACCTGTAATAACAAGAAATTTCAGTTCTCTAGGTCAAGTGTGtacatagaaatgaaatatacatgttaatAAAAGAACAATACCCCAAGTTGTCCTGCTTTTGACTGCTCTGCGGTACAATCAGGTACTAGCTTTGACAGCTGAACTATCCAGTTGTTGATTTTATCTCTGCGTCTTCTCTCAACTGTAAACAATTTCACATATAATTTCACATAAAGTTAGTCCAAGAAAGACAAACATACGGCTGGAAATGCAAGctgatttatttttttgttgggtttaacataatgctaacacaattataggtcatatggcaactttccagctttcaatggtggcggaagaccccaggtgcccctccaggcattttTTCATCATAgtcgggcacctaggtagaaccaccaaccttttgtaagccagctggatggcttcctcacatgaaaaagtcTACACCCCAAAAGAGGCTCAAAACCACATTAGTGAGGGCAGGAGTTCCATTTGACACGGGACCccggagattttcaaaagacgctcaaaggacccggtaTGATAActgcctgtgcgtcactcgggacccggagacattttcctttgataatccttcctcttatcagtcatttccTACAGTTAAACTATGTCCAcaataaacacgtgtattcaaaataaacactcgcggtcatgccctcctgcctttgatcttctgctaaatcccgccctttatcctgtggacatgccaggctgatttttttttatcagcaagttacgtcatggcgagtgcacataggtaatgagaatcaatgaagtgttaacattaattgataaagagtTACCCatattgagcctgcatactgtcaaaaaaggcgccaattattaaattattttaaataagcgaccagctgattaccgagcatgtgaaaagtgtcctgcaagatttcttcatgcaaagtttaaattagaccattgtttaatGATCGTAccttaatttcaacaagaaaatccacaaattgaaatgaatttggaaagcaaaaataagtttagaatgtccgttcacgattctaattacaaccgatgacataattatgcaatttttccaaaattcactaaaaagctgactttcaatgcaatttttaatgaaaagtagcatcattatttgcgGAACTATCTgtggtttaccttagtggaccaagttaactgggcaaaaacaacatttcagacgacattccgaaagtgtaccagtatccggatagtatgtTTTGGATACGTTTTTAcagagtgttttagcactttcctgctaacaaataaaaatattgaagaaaaacctcatcaaattaaaatgaattttgataaatattaatttacaatatgagattatatgacctgaaacagaaatttttattatgctgtaacatgttcttggttttagtagctattaattacatagtattatattattatagaaaatatagtcaattgtatcgatgtgttggggcaggactcttgtattttgaaaaaggacacttcaaaatttggacccaagagtcctgggactcttgggttttcagatctagtggaacccctgagtGAGGGGCAATTGATCTGAAGTAAGCTACCTAAACCACTGGGCCACTAACGAACTAACCTAATTAATGAATCATTGTTCCCTTTAATTAATCTAGTTGAATTACAAAAAATCCATCAAGAATCTGTTTCTTGAAAGAACACCTCAGTATCCTTTAAACCTTAacctgctaaacttctataatgaacttgtccgcctttcaatttggacagtaccacaaactgttaaaagaggtgcataccaaaagatactgactgaatgacgaacagtgcagatcatgatgcacagatgtgcaggctgatcatgatctacactggccgcaaaggcagaatcagatGTGTCCAGCATGCCAATGGTTAAACTACAGAAATGAAGAATCAGGGCCTCCGCTGTcgatcgccaatgtcgccatttgtgatcattttaagaatttggcgctaaattttgcaAATTGGCGAAAATAAGTTGCGCATAGTTTTTGGGTTGTTTATGTTTTTTACGTAATGATATAAGCGGGGCAAGAATTGGTTCTCGATACACAGGTTTACCTAGGCGCTGGTtgtgaataaaatcgataaccagtctaggcggTGTATTTGTCAATTCGGCTATTGATgttggttgacactttgagaagagAATTGCGTAAGAATGTGTGAATCGATAATAAATCAGTTATAAAAACATCTGCCAACTTGTATGTTTGAAGtctgccgagaattcaccaaCATTAACACCAATCATGGCGTTCTTTGTGTTGCGATTTTTACAAAAAGATCGACATGTATGTTTGTGACATGCAGTTGTATGACGATTTTTTAATTAGTACGAAAGATACATTCagtttgttactttttgcaaatattttagataattttgtaatttctCAGTTTTcctaaaagatttaaatgataggtgagaaaacaaaaacacaaatgaaCTCAACTGGTATCCTggctaatttctttaaaatgtttagaaactTTGGAAAAATATCAGTTGCTACCATGGCTACTAAAAGATCTTTAGAAGAGTGTTTAACTCCACCTTCTAAAATAGCAAAAATTCAAAATTCTCCTATCAGAAAATTTAACGAGTCCTGGAAAATTGGTAATTCATGGCTTAGATATGATTCTTAAACTAAGGAAATGTTTTGTGACATTTGTATCCAGGCAcaaattgtttttacttttacaaTTATTTAATACACCATGTTATTATTcctaatgtaattatttacaataatttatttccctatgcacactatgacagccaactaagagaaataaaagtggctcagaactttggcttTAAAGTGGCTCCAATATTTTAAATTGGCAAAAAGGTTGGCGACAGGTATGAAAAACCCAGAGAAGGCCCTGAGaataatatcattttaatgaAGAGGTTTCTTGTGACTTGCTAGGTAAATTAACCTGCCGGAATTGTTGTAACAGAAACCTGAAAGGTCAGAAGTCTGTCAATACTGAAAACTTATCTTTGTGCAGTTCTTTCTTAACCTACCTTCATTATGTGTGGCCCGTCTCCTGTCATCTCTAGAGGTACGACCACCTTCTATTTTTGGCTGGAAATTTGTTCTTGGTGCAATATTTCTCTGTCCTTGTAAAACATCTTGTGGGGACATCATCACATAAAACTGACCTGAATACAAGTAATTCATCAtcaataataatgtaaaataattaatcatCAGGTACTGTCAAATAATTCATCATcggataatgtaaaataattcatcGGGTAATGAAAAACAATTCATCATCGGGTAATGTCAAATAATTAATCATTGGGTAATTGAAATAATCCATCATAgggtaatttcaaataattcatcaTCGGATAATGTGAAATAATTCATCACCGGGTAATGTAAAGTAATTCATCATCAggtaatgtaaaataattcatcATCGGGTAATGTAAAAATTTTCATCATCGGGTAATGTGAAATAATTCATCATCGGGTaatgtaaaaattttcataaTCGGGTAATGTGAAATAATTCATCATCGGGTAATGTAAAAAATTTCATCATCGGATAATGTGAAATAATTCATCATCGGGTAATGTAAAAATTTTCATCATCGGGTAATGTGAAATAATTCATCATCGGGTAATGTAAACTAATACTGCTGGAAACACAGCAAGGAAAGGCTGAAATAACTTTAACATTTGGAACTAGTCAGAAACGCCTTGAAAAAcactaagattttttttgtaaagttttacatgaaacaaaatcTCGGACATGTGTTCCTTTGTTCACTTGCTTTATATTCtgttgaaaaaaagataaaataactagagctgcttttgagaaaagcgcatgtctcccacaactgccttatcagccTTTCAaagctttgattatcaaaaataagtttcaagggccataattccgaagtgcctgggccaatttggctagttatcaaacttggccgaggacttattggcaaacacattttgttcaagtttggtgaagatcggatgaaaaatgttcaacttaagagtgcggacaagatttgtgacagacacacacacacacagacaggagtaaatcaatatgtctcccacaccattgtgtggtgggagacaagATTATTTGACATTATAAAACCTCAATAACTGAGAGACACAATTGCTTGGAGTTTTCAAAAGTTTgtacaaatgagccacgccatgagaaaaccaacatagtgtgtttgtgaccagcatggattccCACAGACTGTGCGGacatgcaggctggtctggatccatgctgtttgctaacagtttctctaattgcaataggctttgaaagcgaacagcatggatcctgaccagactgcgcagatgcacaggctggtctggatccatgctggtcgcaaatgcattatgctggttttctcatggtgcggctcaaatggtcAACAATACTTAACTTGTTGAACACCGTCATGTCAGTCAAGGAGTATGTTTTTAAAAGGTCCCattattcatcattattttatattgtttttcaaatcTGAAAGTCAAGACTTTGAAATGTCATTGTTTCTTTTTGCTAAAATAACCCATTCTATTTTGAAGTAACAGTCgatatatataatttacatttaaaggactgctttgaaatcatacattgacTGTTGCATACATAAACTACTGTGACTACAGATCatcagggttcaaatttagacaagcatacaagctaaatgctagtggaattttaaaataactagtgggtttgaaatgtactagctaatttcagctagtcaataatataacatgcaaatgtcttcagagctttaataaagtttaattgttttgaaggtacacatttttcttcatgaaaggaatgttatcatttatgtttaagatattttattgttcaacaaaaatggcacaagctattttaagctaatagaaaatatttttgtttgtgactggctactaACAGAGATCAATCAGTAAGATTTgtccagtaaaatattaatagagtaattaaatatttttaactttagccggtagcttttcattttagctagtgatcaaaaagggcactagctaatttcagctagtacaaactattgttaaatcTCACCCCTGATCATATAATGAAATTGACTTTGATTATTTCTTAGCTTAAATCTGTATTTTATAAACCAATTCTTCTTTTCTAATTGGCAATCTACATCTGTATCATGTGACTATACAATATAAGATGGTTATTTTAACATTAGTTTCATAAGAAAAacgtaataaaatattttaaatgaatattaagAAAATACTGTCATCATCGATAGTATGCAGTTATATATTAAAAGGGTCGTGACTGAGAATCTATTGGGcttgtctttcatattttatgtttaaatttcgtggtttggtCAAAACGGCACTTTCGTGGTGATATGATTtcttggatttcaacttttgaagataaaatgaatgggaattttacttgttcattgagattaaatttcatggattgactagACCACacaatccacgaaaattagtccctcttgaatattaatgatttcacaatatataataaattttccTGTCGATGATGCAACATCTTTGATTCAAAACTCCATTATAGCTAAACAATAAAATTCAGTGACTGACAAATGAATCACCATGAATATTTACATCAACATCATTTGACACAACTTTCGTCAATATgatgtttttgtatttgtttaatgTGTGTGTCTACTTGTTACCCTTTTCTTATCAAGAAAAATATACACAGAATAGAAAGGTGATTTGTCCTGTGagtacataatatatttggtAATGTACTCTTCTGAAAAGTGTATATTTGCCTTCTGGGTTAGCCAAAGGGAATACATCCAAATATATCATCATATTGCACAGGACATTATTAACTAAGCTAATAGTCTGTGCAATTAGTGATCCGAGAAATTTGTAATTTACACTCACAATTAGTAATAATCTCACTGTGCAATATAGGTAAGTAACAACTTGATGCATTTATCATATAAGGACAATTAAGAGATAATTTAATGTACATGGTTACTATACCATTGCAACAATAATACATTGTTCCAACTCCCTCACTTAACACATCTATTACATTTATAATACCTTAAAAGCATTCCCTCTCTAAAAAAGCATACTATTACAATGTGAACTAAATTATGACCCTGCATATTGAATAATTAGAGCAAAAACAAACCACaaaaaaataatatgcaaatataATAAATTCTTGATTATAAAAAGCATTAATAAGACCAACAGAATTAAAAATCTGCAAACTAAATTTGCTACAGGGGCATTGTGTAATTTCTTATGCACTGTGTGTACCACCGTGATCAAAGCCTCAGATAAGATATACAGGTACGAGATTGGATGAATGGGTGGGGTAATTAGTCACACTGACCTTGAGCACTGTCTTGTTGCCAGGCTCCTGCTTGTAAACCTGgaacacattttatgttttatcttaCATGTACTATTGTAACATTCTCACACttttaaacaagaaaaacttTCAATGTAGAGAACTCTACATGAAAGTGTAAATAAAGAACAACTCAAACTATTACTAAAGTATGTTGAAGTTTTCATTACTAAACATGCCTCTCAACAATTTAAACTTCATGCAACATGTGGTAATAATTAAACATGCAATATTTTGGTTGTTATTTGCCTTTGAGAATTCTCAACTTTTGTTAAGAAATCTCATCTGTTTACCCAAGAATTGTTATTGCTCTTTGTCCTTTTTTTCAAGATCATTCCTGTTAATGTCCAAGTCAGtgaatgtatatgtatatttgtgCAGTTACTATGCTGTCTAAAAGGAAATAACGAGCTAACACAGTTGGCATTTCCAGGTGTTGggacagttaaaaaaaaactacaattaTACTGTTACACCTCCTCAGCTATATCATCATGTTCATGTACATTCATACTCCACACATGCTCACCTTGAAAAGTCTGTGGACAGAGTCTTAACTTGGCTCCACACATGCTCACCTTGAAAAGTCCGTGGACAGAGTCTTAACTTGACTCCACACATGCTCACCTTGAAAAGTCCGTGGACAGAGTCTTAACTTGACTCCACACATGCTCACCTTGAAAAGTCCATGGACAGAGTCTAAAACTTGACTCAACACATGCTCACCTTGAAAAGTCCGTGGACAGAGTCTTAACTTGACTCCACACATGCTCACCTTGAAAAGTCTGTGGACAGAGTCTTAACTTGACTCCGCACATGCTCACCTTGAAAAGTCCGTGGACAGAGTCTTAACTTGACTCCACACATGCTCACCTTGAAAAGTCCGTGGACAGAGTCTTAACTTGACTCCGCACATGCTCACCTTGAAAAGTCCGTGGACAGAGTCTTAACTTGACTCCACACATGCTCACCCATGCTCACCTTGAACAGTCCGTGGACAGAGTCTTAACTTGACTCCGCACATGCTCAGCTTGAAAAGTCCGTGGGCAGAGTCTTAACTTGACTCCGCACATGCTCACCTTGAAAAGTCCGTGGACAGAGTCTTAACTTGACTCTGCACATGCTCACCTTGAAAAGTCCGTGGGCAGAGTCTTAACTTGACTCCGCACATGCTCACCTTGAAAAGTCAGTGGACAGAGTCTTAACTTGACTCCACACATGCTCACCTTGAACAGTCCGTGGTCAGAGTCTTAACTTGACTCCACACATGCTCACCTTGAACAGTCCGTGGACAGAGTCTTAACTTGATTCTACACATGCTCACCTTGAACAGTCTGTAGAAATAGCCTTAACTTGACTCCACACATGCTCACCTTGAACAGTCAGTGGACAGAGCCTAAAACTTGACTCCACATATGCTCAACTAGAACAGTCAATGGACAGAGCCTAAACTCGACTCCACACATGCTCACCTCAAACAGTCTGTGGACAGAGTCTAAAACTTGACTCCACACATGCTCACCTTAAACAGTCAGTGGACAGAGCCTAACACTCGACTCCACACATGCTCACCTTAAACAGTCAGTGGACAGAGCCTAAAACTTGACTCCACATATGCTCAACTAGAACAGTTAATGGACAGAGCCTAAACTTGACTCCACACATGCTCACCTCAAACAGTCTGTGGACAGAGTCTAAAACTTGACTCCACACATGCTCACCTTAAACAGTCAGTGGACAGAGCCTAACACTCGACTCCACACATGCTCACCTTAAACAGTCAGTGGACAGAGCCTAAAACTTGACTCCACACATGCTCACCTTAAACAGTCAGTGGACAGAGCCTTAAACTTGACTTCACATATGCTCAACTAGAACAGTCAATGGACAAAGCCTAAACTTGACTCCACATATGATTACCTGGAAGAGTCAGTGGACAGAGCCTAAATCTTGACTTCACACATGCTCACCTTAACAGTCAGTGGACAGAGCTTAAAACTTTACTTCACACATGCTCACCTTGAACTGTCAATGGAAAGAGCctaaaacatttacaaatgctTGCACTGAAGAGTCAGTGGACAGAGCTTAACCTAGAAAATACAGTGTGACAGTTTTGTAAAATCTTCTTACCAAGCAGAAATAATGGAGGCcatgtgttgtttttcttaaacttAGTACATAGGGCACTTAGCAAGCTTATCCaacaacaaacttttaatttATCAGAAACAATTTCACAGAATCCTTCCTGAAAACTAACTTCAATTTAGGTTAATAACTAGATTATAAATGTTTCTCCAAGATTTGTTCCATTGTCTAGATTTGTTTCAGTTTGGCCTCCAAATGTCATTTTCCACTGTAATATGTACCGAAGTGGGCTTCTACTACCTTTTTTCAATCTTCTCATATCACTGACTAAGATCTAAACAATAATTATGACAATTTTGTATGAGAATTTAAATGTTTA
The Mercenaria mercenaria strain notata chromosome 10, MADL_Memer_1, whole genome shotgun sequence genome window above contains:
- the LOC128559752 gene encoding upstream stimulatory factor 2-like isoform X2, coding for MDILDEALDGSQGKEDSAASDEVQITQPDDDQSGLAQGGQLTIDPTNLQYQFRADTGQGAVTYRVVQVATQDGTEHQAQVVSTGFPAGAQAVIQSPFSSGSPTADAQPDTRFTYFPASVAGGAGDVVTTQADAAVALAGQGGQFYVMMSPQDVLQGQRNIAPRTNFQPKIEGGRTSRDDRRRATHNEVERRRRDKINNWIVQLSKLVPDCTAEQSKAGQLGSKGGILSKACDYITDLRQANGRLSETVKETERLNVDNELLRQQIEELKNENMLLRTTLQQHGIVPPDTAVGNS
- the LOC128559752 gene encoding upstream stimulatory factor 2-like isoform X1; this encodes MDILDEALDGSQGKEDSAASDEVQITQPDDDQSGLAQGGQLTIDPTNLQYQFRADTGQGAVTYRVVQVATQDGTEHQAQVVSTGFPAGAQAVIQSPFSSGSPTADAQPDTRFTYFPASVAGGAGDVVTTQADAAVALAGQGGLQAGAWQQDSAQGQFYVMMSPQDVLQGQRNIAPRTNFQPKIEGGRTSRDDRRRATHNEVERRRRDKINNWIVQLSKLVPDCTAEQSKAGQLGSKGGILSKACDYITDLRQANGRLSETVKETERLNVDNELLRQQIEELKNENMLLRTTLQQHGIVPPDTAVGNS